The Pyrus communis chromosome 2, drPyrComm1.1, whole genome shotgun sequence genome includes a window with the following:
- the LOC137724396 gene encoding ras-related protein Rab7: MPSRRRTLLKVIILGDSGVGKTSLMNQYVNKKFSNQYKATIGADFLTKEVQFEDRLFTLQIWDTAGQERFQSLGVAFYRGADCCVLVYDVNSMKSFDNLNNWREEFLIQASPSDPENFPFVVIGNKIDVDGGNSRVVSEKKARAWCASKGNIPYYETSAKEGINVEEAFQCIAKDALKSGEEEEIYLPDTIDVGSSNQPRSTGCEC, translated from the exons ATGCCGTCTCGGAGAAGAACGCTCTTAAAGGTCATCATCCTCGGCGACAGCGG GGTGGGGAAGACTTCTTTGATGAATCA ATATGTAAACAAGAAGTTTAGCAATCAGTACAAGGCGACAATTGGAGCTGATTTTTTGACAAAAGAAGTGCAGTTTGAAGACAGGCTCTTCACCTTACAG ATCTGGGATACAGCTGGCCAAGAACGATTCCAAAGCCTTGGTGTAGCTTTTTACCGTGGTGCTGATTGCTGTGTTCTTGTGTATGATGTGAATTCAATGAAGTCATTTGATAACCTTAACAACTGGAGGGAAGAATTTCTCATTCAG GCAAGTCCTTCAGATCCAGAAAACTTCCCATTTGTCGTTATTGGAAACAAGATTGATGTAGATGGTGGAAATAGTCGAGTG GTTTCAGAGAAAAAGGCTCGAGCTTGGTGTGCATCAAAGGGAAATATTCCATACTATGAAACCTCTGCAAAGGAAGGCATTAATGTGGAAGAAGCTTTCCAGTGCATAGCAAAGGATGCTCTGAAGAGTGGGGAAGAGGAAGAAAT ATACTTGCCGGATACCATTGATGTTGGAAGCAGCAATCAGCCAAGGTCAACCGGATGCGAATGCTAA